A single Gemmatimonadota bacterium DNA region contains:
- a CDS encoding TonB C-terminal domain-containing protein, with protein MSTASRRAPGLGGPLALSVLLHVIVIAGFVLYKAGPARDVPPMYRVDLVAAPAGERAVGLVRETEASTPPTETKAPPRAETNAAEKVAPIKPPTKQAKAPVRATTNITKAPARVDVTKAPTAGGGETGGAGTDVATVRTEGIEFPFPGYLQNIVRQVALNFKPRNPGALKAEVFFMIRRDGSVTGFRFVTRSGNFAFDLEAEGAVEAAKAAFGPLPSGFTEDILPISFSFDPARLR; from the coding sequence GTGAGCACGGCGTCCCGCCGCGCACCCGGGCTCGGCGGACCGCTCGCGCTCTCCGTCCTGCTCCACGTGATCGTCATCGCGGGCTTCGTCCTCTACAAGGCCGGACCGGCGCGCGATGTGCCGCCCATGTATCGCGTCGACCTCGTCGCCGCCCCGGCGGGCGAGCGCGCGGTCGGCCTGGTCCGCGAGACCGAAGCTTCCACGCCGCCGACCGAGACGAAGGCCCCGCCTCGCGCGGAGACGAATGCCGCCGAGAAGGTCGCGCCGATCAAGCCGCCGACCAAGCAGGCGAAAGCGCCGGTCCGCGCGACGACCAACATCACGAAGGCTCCCGCGCGCGTCGACGTGACGAAGGCGCCGACGGCGGGCGGTGGTGAGACCGGCGGCGCCGGCACCGACGTCGCCACGGTGCGCACTGAGGGGATCGAATTCCCGTTCCCGGGGTATCTTCAGAACATCGTCCGTCAGGTCGCCCTCAACTTCAAGCCGCGCAATCCCGGCGCGCTGAAGGCCGAGGTCTTCTTCATGATCCGGCGCGACGGCAGCGTGACCGGGTTCCGGTTCGTGACCCGGAGCGGGAACTTCGCCTTCGACCTCGAGGCGGAAGGCGCGGTCGAGGCGGCCAAGGCGGCCTTCGGTCCGCTCCCCTCGGGGTTCACGGAAGACATCCTCCCGATCTCCTTCAGCTTCGACCCCGCACGCCTGCGATGA
- a CDS encoding PD40 domain-containing protein: MTERLQPDRVIHPRRLLLGLATVAALLPAPIRAQEPAQGVRIGLTYAPGTRPGLYVLPLRGPHADSIRAIITRDLDFGDRISVIAPDSGATPSGKLNYPLYARLGAAAVLQLTLNTAGGLHTVLHEVAAGRVLNTVDFPLRGAPNSAEWRRSLHEASDEVERWVTGVRGVASTRVAFVRGGTLWSVDSDGANAAPVPGVGSALGPVWHPNGTTVGYTEMLDDGTRVVVRDLASGSARRFVRDRGTNVSPSFSPDGKQLAFASGEDGTDIFLVPLDASEAPFRVTVGRGTTNSQPTFAPDGKRIVFTTSRLGPQQLYITDSDGANPELLTTSGFGDQLYRADPSWSPDGRFVAFSTQIEGRFQIATIGLRDRAVKQHTIDGINEDPSWAPDARHLVFTSSRTGSKQLWVLDTESGRLRQLTSGSASRMAAWSPRLSIAR; this comes from the coding sequence ATGACCGAACGACTCCAGCCCGATCGTGTGATCCATCCTCGACGTCTTCTCCTCGGTCTCGCGACCGTTGCCGCCCTGCTCCCCGCGCCGATTCGCGCCCAGGAGCCGGCCCAGGGGGTGCGCATCGGGCTGACCTATGCGCCGGGCACGCGCCCTGGCCTCTACGTACTCCCGCTCCGCGGGCCGCATGCCGACTCCATCCGGGCGATCATCACCCGCGATCTCGATTTCGGGGACCGCATCTCGGTCATCGCGCCGGACTCCGGGGCGACGCCCAGCGGCAAGCTCAACTATCCGCTCTACGCGCGCCTCGGGGCCGCGGCCGTGCTGCAGCTCACCCTGAACACCGCGGGGGGGCTCCACACGGTGCTTCACGAGGTCGCCGCAGGGCGGGTCCTCAACACGGTCGACTTCCCGCTGCGTGGCGCGCCCAACTCCGCGGAGTGGCGCCGCTCGCTGCACGAGGCGAGCGACGAGGTCGAGCGGTGGGTGACCGGCGTCCGTGGCGTCGCCTCGACGCGCGTCGCATTCGTGCGCGGCGGGACCCTCTGGTCGGTCGATTCCGACGGGGCCAATGCGGCGCCCGTCCCCGGAGTGGGGAGCGCGCTCGGCCCGGTCTGGCATCCGAACGGCACGACGGTCGGCTACACCGAGATGCTCGATGACGGGACCCGCGTGGTCGTGCGGGACCTCGCGAGCGGGAGCGCGCGCCGGTTCGTCCGTGACCGCGGCACCAACGTCTCGCCCTCCTTCTCCCCGGACGGGAAGCAGCTCGCCTTCGCGAGCGGCGAGGACGGGACCGACATCTTCCTCGTGCCGCTCGATGCGAGCGAGGCGCCGTTCCGGGTGACGGTCGGGCGGGGCACCACCAACTCGCAACCGACGTTCGCGCCGGACGGGAAGCGGATTGTCTTCACGACATCCCGGTTGGGGCCGCAACAGCTATATATTACCGACAGCGACGGAGCGAACCCCGAACTGCTGACGACCTCGGGATTCGGGGACCAGCTCTATCGCGCCGACCCCTCGTGGTCGCCGGATGGCCGCTTCGTCGCGTTCTCCACGCAGATCGAAGGGCGCTTCCAGATCGCGACGATCGGCCTGCGGGACCGTGCGGTGAAACAGCACACGATCGACGGGATCAACGAGGATCCCTCGTGGGCGCCGGATGCCCGCCACCTCGTCTTCACGTCGTCCCGCACGGGCAGCAAGCAGTTGTGGGTGCTGGACACCGAGTCCGGACGTCTGCGTCAGCTGACGAGCGGATCGGCCTCACGAATGGCGGCGTGGTCGCCACGGCTTTCCATCGCGCGCTGA
- the pal gene encoding peptidoglycan-associated lipoprotein Pal, producing the protein MKLRPALLIALAVTAAGAACTPKAPPAPPAPVVNQDSIDAAARARAEAEAAARARAEAEARARADAEARARAEAEARARAEAAARAAVDAAKAAFATAIYFDLDKSELSTEARALLDAKLPLLRTNANVRIRIAGHADDRGSDEYNVALGQRRAASAKRYLVDQGIAADRIDVVSFGEERPAAMGSGEESWARNRRDEFEIIVGGETIRLPQE; encoded by the coding sequence ATGAAGCTCCGTCCCGCCCTCCTCATCGCGCTCGCGGTCACCGCCGCCGGCGCGGCCTGCACGCCGAAGGCCCCGCCGGCCCCGCCGGCCCCGGTCGTCAACCAGGATTCGATCGATGCGGCCGCCCGTGCCCGGGCTGAAGCGGAAGCCGCGGCCCGCGCGCGCGCAGAGGCCGAGGCTCGTGCCCGCGCCGACGCCGAGGCGCGCGCCCGTGCGGAGGCGGAAGCCCGCGCCCGCGCCGAGGCGGCCGCTCGCGCCGCCGTCGACGCCGCCAAGGCCGCCTTCGCCACCGCGATCTACTTCGACCTCGACAAGTCGGAGCTGAGCACCGAGGCGCGCGCGCTCCTCGATGCCAAGCTCCCGCTGCTCCGCACCAATGCGAACGTCCGCATCCGCATCGCCGGCCATGCCGACGACCGCGGCTCGGACGAGTACAACGTCGCGCTCGGCCAGCGCCGTGCCGCGTCGGCGAAGCGCTACTTGGTCGATCAGGGCATCGCCGCCGACCGCATCGACGTGGTGAGCTTCGGCGAGGAGCGTCCGGCCGCGATGGGCTCGGGCGAGGAGTCGTGGGCGAGGAACCGTCGCGACGAGTTCGAGATCATCGTCGGCGGCGAGACGATCCGCCTGCCGCAGGAATGA
- a CDS encoding tetratricopeptide repeat protein, producing the protein MTLIRRALLAPAVILTAGACFATRNDVRLLQSDLQVVRTEATTARADAEEREAIQQARIDSTLASIAQALRMVGDTVRSMHTTTMRLRGDVREDLVAIRQQLITVEARVGASAQRIQELRAGLEADATERAAQPIDTTKPPVATGAPTASPGPAQLNELALEQLRGGRWGAARGAFGALLAQYPRSDLAPDALFGIGQAYEKEGAGASADSVYALVVDRYPESDRAPTALYKRATALRVTGRSDDAKALYRQIVAKYPRSDEAVLAEGFLGTRKP; encoded by the coding sequence ATGACCCTGATCCGACGCGCGTTGCTCGCGCCGGCCGTCATCCTGACGGCCGGCGCGTGCTTCGCGACCCGGAACGACGTGCGCCTCCTGCAGTCGGACCTGCAGGTGGTGCGCACCGAGGCAACCACGGCGCGGGCCGACGCCGAGGAGCGCGAGGCGATCCAGCAGGCCCGGATCGACAGCACGCTCGCGAGCATCGCGCAGGCGCTGCGCATGGTGGGTGACACCGTGCGCTCCATGCACACCACGACCATGCGGCTGCGCGGGGACGTGCGAGAGGACCTCGTCGCGATCCGCCAGCAGCTCATCACGGTCGAGGCTCGCGTGGGGGCGAGCGCCCAGCGCATCCAGGAACTGCGCGCCGGGCTCGAGGCGGACGCCACCGAACGGGCCGCCCAGCCGATCGACACGACCAAGCCACCCGTCGCGACCGGGGCGCCGACCGCCAGTCCCGGGCCCGCACAGCTCAACGAGCTCGCGCTCGAGCAGCTGCGCGGTGGACGCTGGGGCGCTGCCCGCGGAGCGTTCGGAGCGTTGCTCGCGCAGTACCCGCGCTCCGACCTCGCACCCGACGCACTCTTCGGGATCGGGCAGGCGTACGAGAAGGAGGGTGCGGGTGCGTCCGCCGACTCCGTCTACGCGCTCGTGGTCGACCGGTATCCCGAGTCCGACCGCGCGCCCACCGCGCTGTACAAGCGGGCCACCGCGCTGCGCGTGACCGGCCGCTCGGACGACGCGAAGGCGCTCTATCGCCAGATCGTCGCGAAGTATCCGCGATCCGACGAGGCCGTGCTCGCCGAGGGATTCCTCGGCACGCGCAAGCCCTGA
- the tatC gene encoding twin-arginine translocase subunit TatC, which yields MTDGPSGEMPFLDHLEELRYRLLWAVGALGVAMMLAFAIILRPSFDIIGYFAAPILPILPDHRLIYTNPVDPVTIRLKIAFGFGLVFAAPIILYQVWAFLSPALHKHEKKLVLPVIGGATLLFATGVWVGWKFALPVMLDVLGSFQAESMQMMITATEYFSFMVTICLAFGGVMQLPIVIMALTALGLVTPSLLARFRRHAMAGSIVVSAIITPGDLITMTVVMAVPLYALYEVSIVVSWITHRTRERRLRRAAAAESIGGASA from the coding sequence ATGACGGACGGACCCTCGGGCGAGATGCCCTTCCTGGACCACCTGGAGGAGCTGCGGTACCGGCTCCTCTGGGCTGTCGGGGCGCTCGGCGTCGCGATGATGCTCGCGTTCGCGATCATCCTGCGACCGTCCTTCGACATCATCGGCTATTTCGCGGCGCCGATCCTCCCGATCCTCCCCGACCACCGGCTCATCTACACGAACCCGGTGGATCCGGTCACGATCCGCCTCAAGATCGCCTTCGGGTTCGGGCTGGTGTTCGCCGCACCGATCATCCTGTACCAGGTCTGGGCCTTCCTCTCGCCTGCGCTCCACAAGCACGAGAAGAAGCTCGTCCTCCCGGTGATCGGCGGCGCGACCCTCCTGTTCGCCACCGGGGTATGGGTGGGATGGAAGTTCGCGCTCCCCGTGATGCTGGACGTGCTCGGCTCGTTCCAGGCCGAATCGATGCAGATGATGATCACCGCGACCGAGTACTTCTCGTTCATGGTGACGATCTGCCTCGCCTTCGGCGGCGTCATGCAGCTGCCGATCGTGATCATGGCGCTGACGGCGCTCGGCCTCGTGACGCCGAGTCTCCTCGCGCGCTTCCGGCGGCATGCGATGGCGGGGAGCATCGTCGTCTCGGCGATCATCACGCCGGGCGACCTCATCACCATGACGGTGGTGATGGCGGTCCCGCTCTACGCGCTCTACGAGGTCAGTATCGTCGTCTCATGGATCACGCACCGGACGCGCGAACGGCGCCTGCGTCGCGCCGCCGCGGCCGAGTCGATCGGCGGGGCCTCGGCGTGA